The genomic window CGCCCTGGGCGAGTTAGGCCATGCCGACCGCACCTTGGGCCTCATGCTGGAGGGCTTCCACGAGCGGCAGCTGGGGCGGCCGGCCACTGTCTCGCCGGAGGCGATGGGCCATGTCAACACCACCATCCTCCTGCTCAAGGACGCCCAGAACAAACTGCAGCAATCCTCCTCATCCTCCGGCCTCCAGGAGATGATGGAGAAGATGGCGGAGGCGGCCAGCCGCCAGCAGTGCCTCAACGGCCAGTGCAACAAGCTGCTGGGCGCCAAGCCGGGCAGCTCGCAGAAGCCCATGTCCATCTCCTTCGGCGAGGCGCAGGGGGAGCAGCAGGCCATCCGCGAAAGCCTGGAGGCCCTCCAGGAGAAACTGGGGGAGGAGGGCAAACCCCGCCTGGGCGACCTGGGGCAGACCGCCACCGACATGCGCGAGGTGGAACGGGACTTGGCCGACCAGACCTACACGGAGCGCACCCAGAAGCTGCAGGAGCGCATCCACAGCCGCCTGCTCGACGCCCAGCGCAGCGTGCGCCGCCAGGACGAGGAGAAGAAGCGGGAGAGCCGCAGCGCCGAGGATCTGCGCGCGCCGCTGCCGGCGCCGGTGGAGCTGCAGCGGGAGCGGGCCTTGGAGCGGGACCTCTTGCGTGCCTTGGAGGGCGGCTATCGACCGGAGATGCAGGACCTCATCCGCGACTATTTCCGCGCCCTGGACGCAGCCAACCCAGCGCCGACGGCCAAGAACGACTAGCAGGAGGCATTGCATCGCCACAAGCAGGTCCCGAGGGACAAGCCCGGGGGAAGCCCGGGGGAAGCCCGGGGGAAGCCCGGGGGAAGCCCTGGGGAAGCCCTGGGGAAGCCCGGGGGAAGCCCGGGGGAGGCCCGGGGGAAGCCCGGGGGAGGCCCGGGGGAAGCCCGGGGGACATCAAAACTGGCTAGGGCAAGTGTAAAAGCAAACGGGGCCTGGCGGCCCCGTTTCTGAAGGATTCCTTGTTGATAGCGGCGGATCACCGATCGGCGGTGAATTAGCAAAATCAAACGGTGGTGTCGAGAAGGGGTGTAGGAGCGAAAGCCAACATGGGGGTGTCGACTTCCGTGTAGGGGGTGCCTGTCAATGACCCTTCTCAACAAGAAACCCATTCGCTGGACTCCTCAGCAACTTGGGTGCCAAGAAATCGAGTCGAATGGGCTTCTTGTAACTGTAAGACTAACAAGCACTTGCACCTACGCTCGGTGTCACCCGATCGCATTCTGATTTTGCCGCTGCCCAGGATCGGTCACCCGTGATGGTTCAATGTTCGTTCCAATTGAGGCTGCCTGTCTCGTAACCCCTGAAATGACAAGCAGATCGCCTGGATCCCGGTGCTCGGCCGCTACGCACGCCCGGTTTCGAACAGGTTGAACAAGGTTGATCCCGGACCGCCCATGCTTGTTTGGTCAGGAAAAAGCCGTTTTCCCGCTCACACGACTGCCTTGGCATCAAGCCAAGGCTCATGATGAAAGAGTCAGGTCTCTGATCTTGCAAAAATAAGGACGGGCTCTTCAGAAAAAGATAGCGGCTTGGTTCCGGTTACATGCCGAACAGACAGAGAACCAATAGCAAAATCAGAAATACGGGTGAGGAAATGAGGAGGTTTGAGTGGAAGGCAACCCGACGCGCCATCTGCCTAATGGCGGGCGAATTGCCCAGTTCGAAGCTGTGGACTTCGAAGATCTTTTCCATTCGTCACCCGGAACCATTCTTTTCTGAAGAACCCAATCCTTGGCCAAGGATGCAGCAAGAGCTGTGCCAGTCAGGAACATCCCCCCAAATGATTGCATGGCAAGCCCTTCATCGGCTTGCGCCAGAAATGGCACAAGCGGAAGTGTTCAAGTCCCGACGTGGGCGCTCGGAATTGAACACTCGCGGGCTCAGCGTCGCCGCCAAGCCCGGGTGAAGTCGGCGATGCGCTCGAAGGCGCGGCTCAGGACCTCGTCGTCGGGCAGGGTCACCAGCCGGAAGTGGGCCGTGCCCGGCCGCTGGCCGAAGCCCGAACCAGGCACCACCACCACGCCGGTGTCCAGGATCAGCTCGCGCACGAAGTCCCCGTCGTTGCCCGTGATGTCCAGGCGGGGGTAGGCGTAGAAGGCGCCGCCGGGGGGCACCAGGGAGATTCCTTCCGCTTGGTTGAGCATGCGGTCGGCCAGCTGCGCCCGCCGCTTCAACACCTCGTTCATGGCCTTGATGTGGCTCTGGTCCCCTTCCAGCGCCACGCGGATGGCGTGCTGCTCGGGGTGGTTGGCGCAGAGACGGGCCCGCGTCAGCTTCAGCATCGCATCCAGGTAGTCGCCCAACAGCTCGTGCGGGCCGGAGACGATGCACCAGCCCAGGCGGAAGCCGGGCGCCACCCAGTTCTTGGAGAGGCCGTTGAAGGTGAGGAGGCAGATGTCCTCGGCCAGGCTGGCCGTGGGCACATGCTGCTCTCCATTGTAGATGAGGCGATCGTAGATCTCGTCGGAGAAGAGGACCAGGCCATGGCGCCGGCACAGCTCGATGACGGCGAGGAGGACCTCCCGGCTCCAGGTGCCGCCCGTGGGATTGTTGGGGTTGATCAGCACCACGGCCCGCGTCTGCTCGTCGATGCGGGCGGCCAAATCCTCCAGATCAGGTTGCCAGCCATTGGCTTCGTCCAGGAAGTAGGGACGCCCCTCACACTCCAGCTTGGCGGTCAAGGCCGTGTAGAGCGGATAGCCGGGAAAGGGAAGGAGCACGTTGTCACCCCGGTTGACCAGGGCGCTTAGGGCGATCTCGATGCACTCCGAGGCGCCCGTCCCGATGAACACATCCTGGATGGCGCGCAGACCCCGCGCCTCGGCGTCCCGCCGGATGGCGGACATGGCCTCGGGGATGCCCGAGCTGGGGCTGTAGCCGTTCAGGTTGTCCCGCATGGCCTTGATCGTGGCCTCCAGGATGTGCTGCGGCGTCCTGAAGTGGTAGGGGTTGGGATCCCCGATGTTGAGGTACAGCAGGTCGCGACCCCGGCGGCGGGCCTCGTCGGCGATGAGGATGATGTCGCGCACGGCGTAGCGGATCTGCCGGGTGCGCTCGGCCGGATGTATTGGCATATGGCCTCCACGATGGGTGGCGCCCAGCGCATCCGGGCACCTGTTCAGCGGCTGACAAGATAGGATTCAGGCACGGGAGGAGGGCGGCGCGATATCTGTACCGGAGGCGCCAGCGGCACTGTCCAAGTTCCGGCGGCTTGAACGACATCCAAAGCCTGGGTGGTACCGGCGAGGAGTGGAAACAATTGTTAATCATCGTGATAGCGCTTGCATTTGGTTGGCATGAAGCTTGCTCTGAATCGCCCGTCGACCACATGCCCTGAAACAAACTGTCCATTGGACTACCATTTCCATGAAGAAGGAG from bacterium includes these protein-coding regions:
- a CDS encoding aminotransferase class I/II-fold pyridoxal phosphate-dependent enzyme; this encodes MPIHPAERTRQIRYAVRDIILIADEARRRGRDLLYLNIGDPNPYHFRTPQHILEATIKAMRDNLNGYSPSSGIPEAMSAIRRDAEARGLRAIQDVFIGTGASECIEIALSALVNRGDNVLLPFPGYPLYTALTAKLECEGRPYFLDEANGWQPDLEDLAARIDEQTRAVVLINPNNPTGGTWSREVLLAVIELCRRHGLVLFSDEIYDRLIYNGEQHVPTASLAEDICLLTFNGLSKNWVAPGFRLGWCIVSGPHELLGDYLDAMLKLTRARLCANHPEQHAIRVALEGDQSHIKAMNEVLKRRAQLADRMLNQAEGISLVPPGGAFYAYPRLDITGNDGDFVRELILDTGVVVVPGSGFGQRPGTAHFRLVTLPDDEVLSRAFERIADFTRAWRRR